AGAGGCGATCGCCTCTGGAGCCGATTGTTTAGTTACCCCCTGTCCCCTCTGTCACCTCAATCTAGACTCTAGGCAACCGGAAGTTGCGCGAGTCGTTGAGCAGCCTTTGGGTTTACCTGTTCTCCATTTACCCCAGTTAGTTGGTTTAGCTCTGGGACTCTCTCCCCAAGACTTGGGCTTAGAGCGTCATGTGGTTTCCACCGAACCCGTTTTAGAGAAATTGGGTTTAATGAACAATGAACAATGAACAATGAACAATTAACAATTAACAATGACCAGCATTAAGCCCAACGCTTTTTCCAGTGGGAACTTGGCTCTAGGGTGCTGGTTTGTTGCTCCTGTTGTCGGCGCTGGTGAATCACATCTGGCGTATCGGTTAATCTAGGGTCTCGATAGGGAATAGCGGCGCGAGTTTGCAGGTGTTCCTCCTCTTTCTCCGATAAAGGGATCAGATCGTCTGAGCCAAATCGGGCCAGGGTTCCTGGGGATTTTCTGCCCACTGGCGTAGTCGTTCCGATCGCCAATCCAGCTAACCTCAAAGCAGCGCGAACCGCAGCCGCACAGGAATAAGTCGCCAGATAACCCTCCGGTTTTAGGACTTGGGCAACTAATGCTAAAAACTCCACACTCCAGAGTTGGGGACAGGTGGGGGGTGAAAAGGGATCGAGGAAAATGGCATCCGCTTGGAAGCCTTCGGCAAGGACAGAACCTAGGGTTTGGCGAGCGTCACCGATGTGGAGTATGCCCGTAAATTGGGGCGTGGTGGCTCTTCCCGTGCTGGCCAGTTGGGGCAAAATGTGGTTAATGGGATGGGGCCAATTGTGGTGGAAATTGTGGGCGATCGCCATTTCTGCTACCCGTCGATCCAATTCCAATCCCACCCAACTCACCTCACACCGGGGATTAGCCGACCACACAGTTTCTAGAGCGCTGGCGCTATTGTAGCCCAGTCCATAGCAGATATCGAGCAAACACACCTCACCCTTCACCGCTTGCTGTGCCAGTCGAGTCGGTTCCACAAACTTCTTTTTCGCTTCCTGCTTCGCTCCATGATGGGAGTGAAACAATTCCCCAAATTCCGGGGAAAAAAATGTCCAAGATCCATCACCCGTAGGTTGAGGAGTAAAAGAAGAGGTTTGAGTCATAAGGGAATAGGGAATAGGGAATAGGGAATAGGCAAAAGGCAAAAGGCAAAAGGCAAAAGGCAAAAGGCAAAAGGCAATCCCCCCCCATCCTCCCCATCCCCGCATCCTCCCGCGTCCCCTTGCTGGAGACTCCCCGATCGCGGTAAATTAAACATCGGCCTCGTAACGAACCAATTTGCCCCCAACCCAGACCCAATTGTTAATTGTTAATTGTTAATTATTAATTGATTATGACATTTCCATCCCTGCTCGTTTCTCCACAGTGGTTATCCGAACACCTAGAAAATCCTCAAGTCGTCGTTATCGATTGCCGTTTCTCCCTGGCTAACCCGGAGCAAGGGCGAGAAGAATATGAAGCGGGTCATATTCCTGGAGCCTTTTACCTCCACCTCAATGA
The DNA window shown above is from Roseofilum capinflatum BLCC-M114 and carries:
- a CDS encoding tRNA (5-methylaminomethyl-2-thiouridine)(34)-methyltransferase MnmD; protein product: MTQTSSFTPQPTGDGSWTFFSPEFGELFHSHHGAKQEAKKKFVEPTRLAQQAVKGEVCLLDICYGLGYNSASALETVWSANPRCEVSWVGLELDRRVAEMAIAHNFHHNWPHPINHILPQLASTGRATTPQFTGILHIGDARQTLGSVLAEGFQADAIFLDPFSPPTCPQLWSVEFLALVAQVLKPEGYLATYSCAAAVRAALRLAGLAIGTTTPVGRKSPGTLARFGSDDLIPLSEKEEEHLQTRAAIPYRDPRLTDTPDVIHQRRQQEQQTSTLEPSSHWKKRWA